From Myxococcus xanthus, a single genomic window includes:
- a CDS encoding DNA ligase, which yields MADIADGEQVSVQGSGSKPYILKNTGGVYSCSCPAWRNQSVAIERRTCKHLRRVRGDAAEDARIGGDGSGAPAVPARPTRSTSASDDTKAPPLLLAQSWENDVDLTGWWMSEKLDGVRAYWDGKQFWSRLGNAFLAPEWFTAGLPDFPLDGELFGGRKRFQRTVSIVRRQDRSDDWKELAFVAFDAPGVEGTFEARLERCRQWMEEAKPAYAQWHAHARCDGTPHLRTELARVESLGGEGLMLRQPGSRYEAGRSHTLLKVKSFKDDEARVVGHVAGAGRHKGRLGALEVELRNGTRFSVGTGLSDAERASPPPVGAIITFRYQELSNDGVPRFPSYVGVRVDAAPFAAS from the coding sequence ATGGCGGACATCGCGGACGGGGAGCAGGTCTCGGTTCAGGGCTCGGGTTCCAAGCCCTACATCCTCAAGAACACCGGCGGTGTGTATTCGTGTTCATGCCCCGCCTGGCGCAACCAGTCGGTGGCCATCGAGCGGCGCACCTGCAAGCACCTGCGCCGCGTGCGCGGAGACGCCGCGGAGGACGCGCGCATCGGCGGTGACGGGTCCGGCGCTCCCGCGGTCCCCGCGCGTCCGACGAGGAGCACGTCGGCCAGCGACGACACCAAGGCCCCACCCCTGCTGCTGGCCCAGTCGTGGGAGAACGACGTGGACCTCACCGGCTGGTGGATGAGCGAGAAGCTGGACGGCGTGCGCGCGTACTGGGACGGGAAGCAGTTCTGGTCGCGGCTGGGCAACGCGTTCCTCGCGCCGGAGTGGTTCACCGCGGGGCTGCCGGACTTCCCGCTCGACGGTGAGCTGTTCGGCGGGCGCAAGCGCTTCCAGCGCACGGTGAGCATCGTCCGCCGGCAGGACCGCAGCGACGATTGGAAGGAGCTGGCCTTCGTCGCCTTCGACGCGCCCGGCGTGGAAGGCACCTTCGAGGCGCGGCTGGAGCGCTGCCGGCAGTGGATGGAGGAGGCGAAGCCCGCGTATGCGCAGTGGCACGCCCACGCGCGCTGTGACGGCACGCCGCACCTGCGCACGGAGCTGGCGCGCGTGGAGTCGCTGGGTGGAGAAGGCCTCATGCTGCGCCAGCCCGGGTCGCGCTACGAGGCGGGCCGCTCCCACACGCTGCTCAAGGTGAAGAGCTTCAAGGACGACGAAGCGCGCGTGGTGGGACACGTGGCTGGCGCGGGCCGCCACAAGGGCCGCCTGGGCGCGCTGGAGGTGGAGCTGCGTAACGGCACGCGCTTCAGCGTGGGCACGGGCCTGTCGGACGCGGAGCGCGCATCGCCGCCACCCGTGGGTGCCATCATCACCTTCCGCTACCAGGAGCTGTCCAACGACGGCGTGCCACGCTTCCCGTCGTACGTGGGTGTGCGCGTCGACGCCGCCCCCTTCGCCGCGAGCTGA
- a CDS encoding serine/threonine-protein kinase: MHCELCLTEHPYDVACGGEPWTQVYLSTGDAEAPPADLTGQTLGSYRLVRRLGAGGMGTVYLGEQTRIGARVAVKVLHPHLGRDESLRARFYAEARTVNVVGHPNIVHIFDINEAPGGIHYFVMEYLEGVPMSHLPRPMVPATLVSLLAQACDALDAAHRCGVVHRDLKPDNLFVVRHAGEPPSLRVLDFGVAKARRPHPGEDETAAGIVLGTPAYMAPEQSAGQPVDGRADIYALAVTAYYLSTGQLPFERGQMVELALGTGPVGAPPPHLLVPGVPPALSEVLLRALSRRCEDRYATALEFKEALLLAAAQPLADALSPQTPPPRSHTPVPSLAWLDTEDPATEPNALTPPLTWVARVRRRSGAGDVEVLCTELSRGGLFMCCADPFPRLFNRLEFTLLLAGELVECAGEVVRHVDAAQAQTWGMLSTGVGVQFINPSARLCELIRRVQPHRLTTPASTLMRAEVVL; the protein is encoded by the coding sequence ATGCACTGCGAGCTCTGTCTGACCGAGCATCCCTACGATGTGGCGTGTGGCGGCGAGCCCTGGACGCAGGTGTACCTGTCCACGGGCGACGCGGAAGCCCCTCCCGCGGACCTCACGGGCCAGACGTTGGGAAGTTACCGGCTGGTCCGCCGGCTGGGCGCGGGAGGGATGGGCACCGTCTACCTGGGCGAGCAGACGCGCATTGGCGCACGGGTGGCGGTGAAGGTGCTGCACCCCCACCTGGGCCGGGACGAAAGCCTGCGCGCGCGCTTCTACGCGGAGGCACGCACGGTCAACGTGGTGGGCCATCCGAACATCGTCCACATCTTCGACATCAACGAGGCGCCCGGCGGCATCCACTACTTCGTCATGGAGTACCTGGAAGGCGTGCCCATGTCGCACCTGCCCCGGCCCATGGTGCCCGCGACGTTGGTGTCGCTGCTGGCGCAGGCGTGTGACGCGCTGGACGCGGCGCACCGGTGCGGCGTGGTGCACCGGGACTTGAAGCCGGACAACCTCTTCGTGGTGCGGCACGCAGGCGAGCCGCCGTCGCTGCGCGTGCTGGACTTCGGCGTGGCCAAGGCGCGCCGGCCCCACCCGGGTGAGGATGAAACGGCGGCGGGCATCGTCCTGGGCACGCCGGCGTACATGGCGCCCGAGCAGTCCGCGGGGCAGCCGGTGGACGGACGCGCGGACATCTACGCGCTGGCGGTGACGGCCTATTACCTGTCCACGGGGCAGCTTCCCTTCGAGCGGGGGCAGATGGTGGAGCTGGCGCTGGGCACGGGCCCGGTGGGCGCGCCGCCGCCGCACCTGCTGGTGCCCGGGGTTCCGCCCGCATTGTCGGAGGTGCTGCTGCGCGCGCTGTCGCGCCGCTGCGAGGACCGCTACGCCACCGCGCTGGAGTTCAAGGAGGCCCTGCTGCTGGCCGCCGCCCAGCCGCTGGCGGACGCCCTGTCACCCCAGACGCCGCCGCCACGCAGCCACACGCCGGTGCCGTCCCTGGCGTGGCTGGATACGGAGGACCCGGCGACGGAGCCCAACGCGCTCACCCCACCCCTGACGTGGGTGGCGCGGGTGCGGCGCCGCTCCGGCGCGGGCGACGTGGAGGTGCTGTGCACGGAGTTGAGCCGGGGTGGGCTCTTCATGTGCTGCGCGGACCCCTTCCCGCGCCTGTTCAACCGGCTGGAGTTCACCCTGCTGCTGGCCGGCGAGTTGGTGGAGTGCGCGGGCGAGGTGGTGCGTCACGTGGACGCCGCCCAGGCGCAGACGTGGGGCATGTTGTCCACGGGCGTGGGCGTGCAGTTCATCAACCCATCCGCCCGGCTGTGCGAGCTCATCCGCCGCGTGCAGCCCCACCGGCTGACCACACCCGCGTCCACGTTGATGCGCGCGGAGGTGGTGCTGTGA
- a CDS encoding carbonic anhydrase, translated as MPTASTPPISAQDALARLREGNQRFVLNARNMENPLGRSARQALVAGQSPFAIILSCSDSRAPSEYIFDQGLGDLFVIRVAGNVVAPSLVGSVEFAAAKFGTRLAVVMGHSHCGAIQATLDYLRDGKSEASENIRDIVERCREPVATVVSAAGPKADPEFLMKESVRANIRNSCDNLRHGSRLLERLCREEGMLIVGAEYSLETGAVDFFNGV; from the coding sequence ATGCCCACCGCTTCGACGCCACCCATCTCCGCCCAGGATGCCCTTGCGCGCCTTCGGGAGGGCAATCAGCGGTTCGTCCTGAACGCGCGCAACATGGAGAACCCGCTCGGCCGCTCCGCCCGGCAGGCGCTGGTGGCGGGGCAGAGTCCCTTCGCCATCATCCTCTCGTGTTCGGACTCGCGCGCGCCGTCGGAGTACATCTTCGACCAGGGGTTGGGGGACCTGTTCGTCATCCGCGTGGCGGGCAACGTCGTCGCGCCGTCGCTGGTGGGCAGTGTGGAGTTCGCGGCGGCGAAGTTCGGCACGCGCCTGGCGGTGGTGATGGGGCATTCGCACTGCGGCGCCATCCAGGCCACGCTGGACTACCTGCGTGACGGCAAGAGCGAGGCGTCCGAGAACATCCGCGACATCGTGGAGCGCTGCCGCGAGCCGGTGGCGACGGTGGTGAGCGCCGCCGGGCCGAAGGCGGACCCGGAGTTCCTGATGAAGGAGTCCGTCCGCGCCAACATCCGCAACTCCTGCGACAATCTCCGCCATGGCAGCCGCCTGCTGGAGCGTCTGTGCCGCGAGGAAGGCATGCTCATCGTCGGCGCCGAGTACTCGCTGGAGACGGGCGCTGTCGATTTCTTCAACGGCGTCTGA
- a CDS encoding dihydroxyacetone kinase family protein, with amino-acid sequence MKKLVNAPRAVVREMLEGLVSLAPGQVLLDGESVVLRADTPSDVRARKVAVISGGGSGHEPAHAGYVGAGMLDAAVAGDVFTSPSTDAVLAAIRAVAGPAGALLVVKNYTGDRLNFGLAAELARAEGIPVETVVVADDVSLHDTVEPARRRGIAGTVLVHKVAGAAAEAGAALQDVLREATAAAEVLGTMGVALGPCTVPAAGKPGFTLEEDEIELGLGIHGEQGVRRVPMQTADSLVDTLLTTIVEDRRITSGDRVVLVVNGLGGTPPMELAIVARRALAALRQGGIRVERAWSGTFLSALEMPGCSLTLLKVDDARLARLDAAVDAPAWPGAGRLPKEPGVYRPSSTASPASLPAEAPQPGMDRFRKAALRVADAFEQSEPRLTALDSAAGDGDLGLSLVRGAEAIRALPEDAWTSPARALTAIGNALRRSIGGSSGPFYATALLRAARRLAEGPVDAAAWAEAFDLAVTAVSELGGARPGDRTMLDALRPAADAFAKAVRCGQGAREAWASAVHAAEAGEEATSRMQPRLGRASYLGARAVGVPDAGAAAVVVWMKALTPGIG; translated from the coding sequence ATGAAGAAGCTGGTCAACGCCCCTCGCGCGGTGGTGCGGGAGATGCTGGAGGGGTTGGTCTCGCTCGCCCCCGGGCAGGTGCTGCTGGACGGGGAGTCGGTGGTGCTCCGCGCCGACACGCCTTCCGACGTCCGCGCGCGCAAGGTGGCTGTCATCTCCGGTGGCGGCAGCGGCCATGAGCCGGCGCACGCGGGCTACGTGGGCGCGGGCATGCTGGACGCGGCGGTGGCCGGTGACGTCTTCACCTCGCCCAGCACCGATGCCGTGCTGGCCGCCATCCGCGCCGTCGCGGGGCCCGCGGGCGCGCTGCTCGTCGTGAAGAACTACACCGGGGACCGGCTCAACTTCGGGCTCGCCGCCGAGCTGGCGCGCGCCGAGGGCATCCCCGTGGAGACGGTGGTGGTGGCGGACGACGTGTCCCTGCACGACACGGTGGAGCCCGCGCGGCGCCGGGGCATCGCTGGCACGGTGCTGGTCCACAAGGTCGCGGGCGCGGCGGCCGAGGCGGGCGCGGCGCTCCAGGACGTCCTCCGCGAGGCCACCGCGGCGGCGGAGGTGCTGGGCACCATGGGCGTGGCCCTGGGGCCCTGCACCGTGCCCGCGGCGGGCAAGCCGGGCTTCACGCTGGAGGAGGACGAAATCGAGCTGGGCCTGGGCATCCACGGCGAGCAGGGCGTGCGGCGCGTGCCGATGCAGACGGCGGACAGCCTGGTGGACACGCTGCTCACCACCATCGTCGAGGACCGGCGCATCACCTCGGGAGACAGGGTGGTGCTGGTGGTCAACGGATTGGGCGGCACGCCGCCCATGGAGCTGGCCATCGTCGCCCGGCGCGCACTGGCCGCTCTGCGTCAGGGCGGCATCCGCGTGGAGCGCGCGTGGAGCGGGACGTTCCTCTCCGCGCTGGAGATGCCCGGCTGCTCGTTGACGCTGCTGAAGGTGGACGACGCGCGGCTGGCCCGCCTGGATGCGGCGGTGGATGCGCCCGCGTGGCCCGGCGCGGGACGGCTGCCGAAGGAGCCGGGGGTGTACCGGCCTTCGTCCACGGCGTCTCCAGCATCGCTTCCGGCGGAGGCGCCGCAACCGGGGATGGACCGCTTCCGGAAGGCCGCCTTGCGGGTGGCGGACGCATTCGAGCAGTCGGAGCCCCGGCTGACCGCGCTCGATAGCGCCGCGGGCGACGGTGACCTGGGCCTCAGTCTGGTGCGTGGCGCCGAGGCGATTCGCGCTCTTCCGGAGGACGCGTGGACGAGCCCCGCGCGTGCGCTGACGGCCATTGGCAATGCCTTGCGGCGCAGCATTGGCGGCAGCTCGGGGCCCTTCTACGCGACGGCGCTGCTGCGCGCCGCGCGCAGGCTGGCGGAAGGGCCCGTGGATGCCGCCGCATGGGCCGAGGCCTTCGACCTCGCCGTCACCGCCGTATCGGAGCTGGGCGGCGCGCGGCCTGGGGACCGCACCATGCTCGATGCACTCCGGCCCGCCGCCGACGCCTTCGCGAAGGCGGTGCGTTGCGGGCAGGGGGCTCGCGAGGCCTGGGCCTCGGCGGTGCACGCGGCCGAGGCGGGAGAGGAGGCGACGTCCCGGATGCAGCCGCGCCTGGGACGCGCCAGCTACCTGGGTGCGCGCGCCGTCGGTGTGCCGGACGCGGGCGCCGCGGCCGTGGTGGTGTGGATGAAGGCGCTCACGCCTGGCATCGGCTGA
- a CDS encoding neutral/alkaline ceramidase, giving the protein MRTHFVRHLLALSLVLATGAQAASQPWRTSPHPESSASGLTGACEDARDFLLGAGSADITGPAAEVGMMGYGMLEQQTTGIHQRLHSRAFVIASPCNGKRVAFVSADLGMVFQAVKQQVVERLRARYGDLYTDDNVLLSATHTHSGPGGYSHYTLYNLTTLGFSPQNFEAIVSGIVASIVRAHERLAEGTLRLSSGELFGASRNRSPNAYLLNPAEERARYAHDVDTRMTLLRLTRADGTDMGLINWFAVHATSMGNGNTLISGDNKGLASYLAEQAQGAGDTFVAAFANANEGDVTPNILGGTHGGGANDFEDTDLSGRKQYDFAAKLWAEAKTPLTGGVDYRHVYVKMDAVDVAPAFADGAPRTTCPAAIGVSMLAGAEDGPGVGVEGVTCAAGQNAWGQFSCSLATTPCQAEKPIVLEMGSMRPFPWTPEVLPLQLVTIGNLALVAVPFELTTMAGRRLRDTVETALAPAGVTDVVIAGLSNAYSGYVATREEYARQDYEGASTHFGPWTLAALQQNFHLLATSLRDGAGVPPGPTPRDLRKEQLSLQPGVVFDDKLLWVDFGEVVTDARPTYSRGDTASATFWGGHPKNDLRLEGTFLRVQRREPDGTWTDVATDADPATRYQWRRENCVPTLACSHVTVTWGIPDDTVPGTYRLVHEGNWKSGWDGNVRPYSGASRTFTVK; this is encoded by the coding sequence ATGCGCACCCACTTCGTCCGGCATCTGCTGGCGCTTTCGCTCGTGCTTGCGACGGGCGCCCAGGCGGCCAGCCAGCCCTGGCGGACCTCCCCTCATCCGGAGTCCTCCGCGTCCGGCCTGACGGGCGCGTGCGAAGACGCGCGGGACTTCCTGCTGGGCGCGGGCAGCGCCGACATCACCGGCCCCGCCGCCGAGGTGGGGATGATGGGCTACGGCATGCTGGAACAGCAGACCACCGGCATCCACCAGCGGCTGCACTCGCGCGCGTTCGTCATCGCCTCGCCCTGCAATGGTAAGCGGGTGGCCTTCGTCAGCGCGGACCTGGGCATGGTGTTCCAGGCGGTGAAGCAGCAGGTCGTGGAGCGGCTGCGCGCGCGTTATGGCGACCTGTACACCGACGACAACGTGCTGCTGAGCGCCACCCACACCCACTCCGGGCCCGGGGGCTATTCGCACTACACCCTCTACAACCTCACCACGCTGGGCTTCTCGCCGCAGAACTTCGAGGCCATCGTCTCCGGCATCGTCGCCTCCATCGTTCGGGCGCATGAGCGGCTCGCCGAGGGCACGCTGCGCCTGTCGTCGGGGGAGTTGTTCGGGGCCAGCCGCAACCGCTCCCCCAACGCCTACCTGCTCAACCCGGCCGAGGAGCGCGCCCGCTACGCGCACGACGTGGACACGCGGATGACGCTGCTGCGCCTCACTCGTGCGGATGGCACCGACATGGGGCTCATCAACTGGTTCGCGGTGCACGCCACGTCCATGGGCAACGGCAACACGCTCATCAGTGGCGACAACAAGGGCCTGGCCTCGTACCTCGCCGAGCAGGCGCAGGGGGCCGGGGACACGTTCGTCGCCGCATTCGCCAACGCGAACGAGGGCGACGTGACGCCCAACATCCTGGGAGGCACCCACGGCGGCGGTGCCAATGACTTCGAGGACACGGACCTCTCCGGTCGCAAGCAGTACGACTTCGCCGCGAAGCTGTGGGCGGAGGCGAAGACGCCGCTCACGGGCGGCGTGGACTACCGGCACGTCTACGTGAAGATGGACGCGGTGGACGTGGCGCCAGCCTTCGCGGACGGGGCGCCGCGAACCACCTGCCCGGCCGCCATCGGCGTGTCCATGCTGGCAGGGGCGGAGGACGGGCCGGGCGTCGGCGTGGAGGGCGTCACTTGCGCCGCCGGCCAGAATGCCTGGGGGCAGTTCAGTTGCTCGCTCGCCACCACGCCGTGTCAGGCGGAGAAGCCCATCGTCCTGGAGATGGGCAGCATGCGGCCCTTCCCGTGGACGCCGGAGGTGCTGCCCCTGCAACTGGTCACCATCGGCAACCTGGCGCTGGTGGCGGTGCCCTTCGAGCTGACGACCATGGCCGGACGCCGCCTGCGCGACACCGTGGAGACGGCGCTGGCGCCCGCGGGCGTGACGGACGTCGTCATCGCGGGCCTGTCCAATGCCTATTCGGGCTACGTGGCCACCCGCGAGGAGTACGCGCGTCAGGACTACGAAGGTGCTTCCACGCACTTCGGCCCGTGGACGCTCGCGGCCCTCCAACAGAACTTCCACCTGCTGGCCACGTCGCTGCGGGACGGCGCCGGTGTGCCTCCCGGGCCCACGCCCAGGGACCTGCGCAAGGAGCAGCTCAGCCTGCAACCCGGCGTGGTGTTCGACGACAAGCTCTTGTGGGTGGACTTCGGCGAGGTCGTCACCGACGCGCGGCCCACGTACTCGCGCGGCGACACGGCGAGCGCCACCTTCTGGGGCGGGCATCCCAAGAATGACCTGCGCCTGGAGGGCACCTTCCTGCGCGTGCAGCGGCGCGAGCCGGACGGCACCTGGACGGACGTGGCCACCGACGCGGACCCGGCCACGCGCTACCAGTGGCGGCGCGAGAACTGCGTGCCCACGTTGGCGTGCTCCCACGTCACCGTGACGTGGGGCATCCCCGACGACACGGTGCCGGGCACGTACCGGCTCGTCCACGAAGGCAACTGGAAGTCGGGCTGGGACGGCAATGTGCGGCCCTACTCCGGTGCCTCACGGACCTTCACGGTGAAGTGA
- a CDS encoding gluconokinase, protein MVVIIMGVSGAGKTTVGRTLAAELGWRFIDADDLHPRSNVMKMAAGAPLTDEDRAPWLRKLRDEVARALAQGEDVVMAFSGLKQAYRTLLEELDPAHVRWVFLHAPHEVLARRMSQRQGHFMPASLLESQMAAMELPSRALSVDVTPPPADIVKHIRDELGV, encoded by the coding sequence ATGGTCGTCATCATCATGGGGGTATCTGGAGCGGGGAAGACGACGGTGGGCCGCACCCTGGCGGCCGAGCTGGGCTGGCGCTTCATCGACGCGGATGACCTGCACCCGCGCTCCAACGTGATGAAGATGGCCGCGGGCGCGCCGCTGACGGACGAGGACCGCGCCCCCTGGCTGCGCAAGCTGCGCGATGAAGTGGCGCGGGCGTTGGCGCAGGGCGAGGACGTGGTGATGGCGTTCTCCGGCCTCAAGCAGGCCTACCGCACGCTGCTGGAGGAGCTGGACCCCGCACACGTGAGGTGGGTGTTCCTGCACGCGCCGCATGAGGTGCTCGCTCGCCGGATGTCGCAGCGCCAGGGCCACTTCATGCCCGCGTCCCTGCTGGAGAGTCAGATGGCGGCCATGGAGCTGCCCTCGCGCGCGCTCAGCGTGGACGTGACGCCGCCGCCAGCGGACATCGTGAAGCACATCCGTGACGAGCTGGGTGTCTGA